The Solidesulfovibrio fructosivorans JJ] DNA segment ACCAACCCGGCAATCCTGTCCTCCACGGCGTCGGGGAGCTTGAACCCCATGTGGTCGAAAAACTTGATGCCGTTGTCCGTATAAGGATTGTGGGAGGCCGAGATGACCACGCCGACGTCCGCGCGCATGTCGCGGGTAAGAAAAGAAATGGCGGGCGTGGGCAGCGGCCCGACCAGGATCACGTCCATGCCCGCGGCGCAAAACCCCGAAGCCAGCGCGTATTCGTAAATGTAGCCGGAAAGGCGGGTATCCTTGCCGATAAGGACCTTGTGGCGCCGGCCGCCGTTGCGCAGCACCTGCCCCACGGCCAGTCCCAGGCGCATGACCACGTCCGGGGTCATGGGGTAGACGTTGACCTTCCCGCGCAGTCCGTCCGTTCCGAATAGCTTTTTTTCCATGCAGGCTCCCGGCCGGATGTCTCCGGCCCTTATTTCACGGTCAGCGTCACCTTCTCGGGCTTGGCCTCGATCAGCTCACAGCCCTGGGGCATCTTGACCCGGTATGAAGCTATATATTTACCCGGTTCGATATCCGGCTTCAACTCCAGCGAGGCCTCGACCAGGCCGGCAAAGGCCTTGTCGGATAACAGCGCCGCCGGCCCCTTGATGCGCAGGGTCACCGCCGCCGGGCTGGCCGTGATCTCGCGCCCCTTGGGCGGCACGAGCGTCAGCGGAGCCCGCAGCGTGACTTCGGACTCCTTGCCGACAAAGCCCATGGACACATCCACGGCCACGGGCGAGGCGTCCACATCTTCGGGAACGTCAAGGGCCACCCGTTCCTCGAAACGCCCGGGAGCCGGGCTCGGCACGGTCACCGGCTGGGTGCGCACCTGGGTCATGCCGCTGATTTTGGAGGCCGGTCCGGTCAGGCGCACGGCATCCGGCGTCACCCTGACCCCGGTCATGGTATAGCCCTCGGGCACGGGGGAACGCAGCACCACCTTGACCGGCACCTTCTTGGCCACCCGCTTTTCCACCTCAAGCTCCAGCCGCGACGGCCGGATCTCCACCACCTCGTAAACCTTGGGCAGGGGGATGTTCTTGGCGTCGAAAACGACGAGGTTCTTTCCCGGGGCGATCTTGCCGAGGTTCAGGTTGTAGACGAGCTGGTTGTCCTCGATGCGGCGGGCCACGCCCCGGGGACCGCGCACCAGCACGTCCACGGAGCCGACCATGCCGCTCTTGATGTAGAGCCCCTCTGGAGCGCCGGTCATCTCCACCCGCATGGTCATCCAGGTGTCGACCTTTTCCCGGCCGGTGACGAGGTACCAGCAGAAAAGGGCCATGGCAAAGGCCAAAAGCAGGTATTGCCAGTTCGGTTTCATACGCGTTTGGCGAAAAGATTCCAAAGCATGTTTTTGAGCGTGCGCTCATCCACCGGGGAAATAAGCTTGCCGCCCTCGGCCACGGACACCACGCCGCGCTCCTCGGACACGACCACGGCCAGGGCGTCGGTCTCCTCGGTGATGCCGAGCGCCGCCCGGTGGCGGGTGCCGAGGGAAGCGTCGAGGGGCACGCCGGCAATGAGCGGCAAAATGCAGCCGGCGGCGGCGATGGTCTCGCCCTGGACGATGACCGCGCCGTCGTGCAGGGGCGTGTCCGGGAAAAAGATGGTGCCGAGCAGTTCCCGGCTCATGCGGGAGTAAAGCTCCACGCCGCGCTCGATCCAGTCGCCAAGGGGCACCCGGCGCTCGAAGACGATCAGCGCCCCGGTCTTGGTGCGGGCCATCTGGAAAACGGCCAGCACGCAGGCGTCAAGCGCCGCCTCGGTCATGGCCTCGCGCCTTCGGGGACGGAAAAAGCCCCAGGCCCCGACGCTCGAGAGCGCCTTGCGGATGTCGGCCTGGAACAGAATGATGATGACCAGGAAGATCGAGCCCAGGAAGTTGGTGAGGAGCCAATGCAGGGTATTGAGCCCGAATTCCCCGGACAAGTAATAGAGAATGCAGATGAGCAGGAAACCGTGGAGCACGGACACAGCCCTGGTGCCGTGGATGAGGATGAGCCCGCGGTAGAAGAGGTAGGTGACAAGCCCGATGTCCAGGACCTCGGTCCAGGACAGGTGGATATTATCGAGAAAGGCAAGGGACATGGCCACAGTCCGCGGCTTGAAGGTGATGTCCGGGGGAGGCCGGCTCAGGCGGCCATGGCGGCGGCCAGGCGCAGGGCCTGCCCCACCCCGGCCACGTCGTGCACCCGATGGATGCGCGCGCCACGGGCGGCGCACAGGGCCGAGGCCACAGCGGTAGCCTGGCCGCGTTGCCCCACCGGCAGACCGAGAACGGCCCCTAAAAAGGCCTTGTTGGACAGCCCCATGTAGAGGGGCCGCCCGAAGACAAGGAAGCGGTCCAGCCGGCGCAGGATGGCCAGATTGTGCTCCAGGCGCTTGCCGAAGCCGATGCCCGGATCGAGGACGATGTGCTCCTCGGGCAGGCCGGCCCGCGCGAGCCGGGCCAGGTGCGCCTCGAAAAAGGCCAGGATATCCTCGACCACGTCGCCGTAGCGCGGAGCCTCCTGCATGCTGCGGGGCCGCCCCTGGCAGTGCATGAGCACATAGCCGGGCTTGCGGTCGATAAGCACGTCCGTCAGTTCCGCATCGAAGGCGCAGGCCGAGATGTCGTTTATGACGACCGCTCCGGCCTCGATGGCGGCGGCGGCGCAGCCGGCCTTGAAGGTGTCCACGGACACGAGGGCGTCCGGCAGCGCGCGCAAAAGGCCCGACACCACGGGCGCGACCCGGCGGATTTCCTCGCCCAGGGACACGGAAGCGGCCCCCGGACGGGTGGATTCCCCGCCGACATCGAGCATGTCCGCGCCCGCGGCGGCCAGCCGCAGCCCGTGGGCCACGGCTGACGCCGTATCGGCATGCCTGCCGCCATCGGAGAAGGAATCCGGGGTGACGTTGACGATGCCGGCGATGCGGTTGGCCGAGCAGTCGAGGGCAAGCCCCCGGCCCAGCCGCCATATCGGGTTAACGTTCGTTTCCATGGCCTTCGCCGTCCGGCTTTTTCTCCGGATGCGCGGAGTCGTCGGGCTCCAGGGTGAATTCCTCGCCGCCGGTGTGGGGCTCGGACACGGACGTCTCGGCCGCGGGGGCCTCAGGCGCG contains these protein-coding regions:
- a CDS encoding CdaR family protein, encoding MKPNWQYLLLAFAMALFCWYLVTGREKVDTWMTMRVEMTGAPEGLYIKSGMVGSVDVLVRGPRGVARRIEDNQLVYNLNLGKIAPGKNLVVFDAKNIPLPKVYEVVEIRPSRLELEVEKRVAKKVPVKVVLRSPVPEGYTMTGVRVTPDAVRLTGPASKISGMTQVRTQPVTVPSPAPGRFEERVALDVPEDVDASPVAVDVSMGFVGKESEVTLRAPLTLVPPKGREITASPAAVTLRIKGPAALLSDKAFAGLVEASLELKPDIEPGKYIASYRVKMPQGCELIEAKPEKVTLTVK
- the folP gene encoding dihydropteroate synthase translates to METNVNPIWRLGRGLALDCSANRIAGIVNVTPDSFSDGGRHADTASAVAHGLRLAAAGADMLDVGGESTRPGAASVSLGEEIRRVAPVVSGLLRALPDALVSVDTFKAGCAAAAIEAGAVVINDISACAFDAELTDVLIDRKPGYVLMHCQGRPRSMQEAPRYGDVVEDILAFFEAHLARLARAGLPEEHIVLDPGIGFGKRLEHNLAILRRLDRFLVFGRPLYMGLSNKAFLGAVLGLPVGQRGQATAVASALCAARGARIHRVHDVAGVGQALRLAAAMAA
- the cdaA gene encoding diadenylate cyclase CdaA translates to MSLAFLDNIHLSWTEVLDIGLVTYLFYRGLILIHGTRAVSVLHGFLLICILYYLSGEFGLNTLHWLLTNFLGSIFLVIIILFQADIRKALSSVGAWGFFRPRRREAMTEAALDACVLAVFQMARTKTGALIVFERRVPLGDWIERGVELYSRMSRELLGTIFFPDTPLHDGAVIVQGETIAAAGCILPLIAGVPLDASLGTRHRAALGITEETDALAVVVSEERGVVSVAEGGKLISPVDERTLKNMLWNLFAKRV